A region from the Mucilaginibacter sp. CSA2-8R genome encodes:
- the ruvC gene encoding crossover junction endodeoxyribonuclease RuvC gives MGYGVVKETGSKLELLSLGIVKIPGGADDHMLKLQRIFEKTIALIDGYNPDTLAIEAPFYGKNIQVMLKLGRAQGTAIAAALSRNIPVNEYSPRKIKQAITGNGNATKEQVAAMLQQLLSFKETPEFLDATDGLAVAVCHSFQKITTGRGSKISYSGWESFVKENNKRVVGVGKSQELRIKSQD, from the coding sequence ATGGGCTACGGGGTTGTTAAAGAAACAGGTTCTAAACTGGAGCTGTTGAGCCTTGGCATAGTTAAAATACCCGGAGGTGCTGATGATCATATGCTGAAACTGCAGCGCATCTTTGAAAAAACCATTGCACTAATTGATGGCTATAACCCTGACACTTTAGCTATCGAAGCTCCTTTTTATGGTAAAAACATACAGGTAATGCTAAAGCTGGGCCGGGCACAGGGAACAGCTATTGCCGCGGCGCTATCCCGCAATATTCCGGTTAATGAGTATTCGCCGCGTAAGATAAAACAGGCTATTACCGGCAACGGTAACGCTACCAAAGAGCAAGTGGCTGCCATGCTGCAACAATTGCTCAGCTTTAAAGAAACTCCCGAATTTTTAGATGCTACTGATGGATTGGCCGTGGCCGTTTGTCATAGCTTTCAGAAAATAACCACCGGCCGCGGCAGCAAAATCAGCTACTCAGGCTGGGAATCGTTTGTGAAAGAAAATAACAAGAGGGTAGTAGGAGTGGGGAAGAGTCAAGAGTTAAGAATCAAAAGCCAAGATTGA
- the aat gene encoding leucyl/phenylalanyl-tRNA--protein transferase — translation MIFRLDNRLVFPNPELAESDGLLAVGGNLSVERLLLAYQHGIFPWYSDDTPILWYSPHERFVLYPSQIKISKSMKQVLRSGRFSITKNQAFEQVINACSQMPREGQDGTWITEDMLQAYIQLHQAGYAHSYEVWQQTELVGGLYGVHAGHVFCGESMFSRVSNASKAALVFLCQHEQYRLIDCQMHTEHLESMGAQFIDRADYLDILQSGA, via the coding sequence ATGATTTTTAGACTGGATAACCGGCTGGTTTTTCCAAATCCAGAACTGGCTGAATCTGATGGATTGCTGGCTGTAGGAGGAAATTTATCTGTTGAGCGTTTGCTTTTAGCCTACCAGCACGGCATCTTCCCCTGGTATAGCGATGATACGCCCATCCTGTGGTACTCACCGCATGAGCGTTTTGTTCTTTATCCCAGCCAGATTAAAATCAGTAAAAGCATGAAACAGGTATTGCGCTCCGGCCGGTTCAGTATTACTAAAAATCAGGCTTTTGAGCAGGTTATCAACGCTTGCTCACAGATGCCGCGCGAAGGACAAGACGGTACCTGGATTACCGAGGATATGCTGCAGGCTTATATACAGTTACACCAGGCGGGCTATGCGCACTCTTACGAAGTTTGGCAACAGACTGAATTGGTGGGCGGATTGTACGGCGTACATGCTGGCCATGTATTTTGCGGCGAAAGCATGTTTAGCCGGGTAAGTAATGCTTCTAAAGCAGCGTTGGTTTTTTTATGCCAGCATGAGCAATATAGGTTGATTGACTGCCAGATGCATACCGAACACTTAGAAAGCATGGGCGCGCAGTTTATTGACCGGGCCGATTATTTGGATATATTACAAAGCGGTGCTTAA
- a CDS encoding HIT family protein — MSSIFSKIVAGEIPAYKVAESIDFLAFLDVNPLAEGHVLVIPKQEVDYLFDLDDELYTGLQMFAKIVATAMKQVIPCKKIGVAVIGLEVPHTHIHLIPMNEVGDLNFSRPKLTFTPEQFEATAEKIKEALREE, encoded by the coding sequence ATGTCAAGCATTTTTTCTAAAATAGTAGCTGGCGAAATCCCGGCGTATAAAGTAGCCGAAAGCATTGACTTTCTGGCATTTTTGGATGTTAATCCTTTGGCCGAAGGACATGTATTAGTCATACCCAAACAAGAAGTAGATTATCTGTTTGATTTGGATGATGAGCTGTATACCGGCTTACAGATGTTTGCCAAAATTGTTGCTACCGCCATGAAACAGGTTATTCCCTGTAAAAAAATTGGCGTAGCCGTTATTGGTCTGGAAGTACCGCATACCCACATTCACCTCATCCCGATGAACGAAGTGGGCGACTTAAACTTTTCGCGCCCCAAATTAACATTTACCCCCGAGCAATTTGAAGCTACTGCTGAAAAGATAAAAGAAGCATTGAGGGAAGAATAG